In Sporosarcina psychrophila, a genomic segment contains:
- the aspS gene encoding aspartate--tRNA ligase, translated as MKRTHYSGELTEEVIGQPVTLQGWVQKRRDLGGLIFVDVRDRSGIVQAVFNPSFSSEAIVTADKLRNEFVIELTGLVVERAEGQKNPLLKTGSIEIQVTELNIVNEAKNPPFMIEDETDVNEEIRLKYRYLDLRRPKLANTFKMRSDITKTVRNFLDDEGFFEVETPILTKSTPEGARDYLVPSRVHEGEFYALPQSPQLFKQMLMVAGFDRYYQIARCFRDEDLRADRQPEFTQIDMEMSFMSIEDIIELNERMMQKVMKDVKGIDVQIPFKRLPYDEAMARFGSDKPDTRFALELTDVSDVVKDSSFKVFTAAIESGGQVKLINVKGVADSYSRKDIDALGQFAAVYGAKGLAWLKVDAEGLKGPIAKFFEGEEGEGLKAAANAEVGDLLLFVADKKKVVADTLGALRTKLAKDHDLIDESKFNFLWVTEWPLFEYNEEARRYQAAHHPFTMPADVEELVASPETVKAQAYDLVLNGYELGGGSLRIYKRDVQEKMFEALGFSKEQANEQFGFLLEAFDYGTPPHGGIAFGLDRIVMLLSGSTNLRDTIAFPKTASASCLLTSAPDHVDDTQLAELGIRVMAKSKR; from the coding sequence ATGAAACGTACACATTATAGTGGTGAATTGACAGAAGAGGTAATCGGACAACCGGTTACATTACAAGGATGGGTTCAAAAAAGAAGGGATCTTGGGGGACTAATTTTCGTCGACGTACGGGACCGTTCAGGAATCGTTCAGGCAGTATTTAACCCGAGTTTTTCAAGCGAAGCAATCGTGACGGCAGACAAACTGCGCAATGAGTTCGTAATCGAGCTAACAGGTTTAGTTGTTGAGCGCGCAGAAGGCCAGAAAAATCCGCTATTGAAAACCGGTTCGATTGAAATTCAAGTTACTGAATTGAACATCGTGAATGAGGCGAAAAACCCGCCGTTCATGATTGAAGATGAAACAGACGTGAATGAAGAAATTAGACTGAAATATAGATACCTTGATTTACGCCGTCCAAAACTTGCGAATACGTTCAAAATGCGTTCAGACATCACTAAAACAGTCCGTAACTTCCTTGACGATGAAGGATTTTTCGAAGTAGAAACGCCGATTCTAACGAAATCTACACCTGAAGGCGCACGCGACTATCTAGTACCTAGCCGAGTTCACGAAGGCGAATTTTACGCGCTGCCACAGTCACCACAACTATTCAAACAAATGCTGATGGTAGCCGGATTCGACCGTTATTATCAAATTGCACGTTGTTTCCGCGATGAAGACCTTCGCGCTGATCGCCAGCCGGAGTTCACTCAGATCGATATGGAAATGAGTTTCATGTCAATTGAAGATATTATTGAATTGAATGAACGAATGATGCAAAAGGTAATGAAAGATGTAAAAGGAATCGATGTTCAAATTCCATTTAAACGTCTTCCTTATGACGAAGCAATGGCGCGTTTCGGTTCAGATAAACCGGATACGCGATTTGCATTGGAACTGACAGATGTCTCTGACGTCGTTAAAGATTCTTCATTCAAAGTATTTACGGCAGCAATCGAGTCAGGTGGGCAAGTTAAACTCATCAATGTAAAAGGAGTAGCGGATAGCTATTCTCGTAAGGACATCGACGCACTTGGCCAGTTTGCAGCAGTCTACGGCGCAAAAGGCCTTGCATGGTTGAAAGTCGATGCCGAAGGTCTGAAAGGACCTATCGCGAAGTTCTTCGAAGGAGAAGAGGGCGAAGGACTAAAAGCTGCAGCGAATGCTGAAGTAGGAGATCTATTGTTATTTGTAGCAGACAAAAAGAAAGTTGTCGCAGATACATTAGGAGCACTACGTACTAAGCTTGCCAAAGATCATGACTTAATTGACGAATCGAAGTTCAACTTCCTTTGGGTAACTGAATGGCCTCTGTTCGAATATAACGAAGAAGCCCGTCGCTACCAGGCAGCACATCATCCATTTACAATGCCAGCAGATGTGGAAGAACTAGTAGCAAGCCCTGAGACAGTTAAAGCACAAGCCTATGACCTTGTTTTAAATGGGTATGAACTTGGTGGTGGGTCACTACGGATTTACAAACGTGATGTTCAGGAAAAAATGTTCGAAGCACTTGGATTCAGTAAGGAACAGGCGAACGAACAATTCGGATTCCTTCTTGAAGCATTTGACTATGGAACACCTCCGCATGGCGGAATTGCATTCGGTCTCGACCGTATTGTAATGTTGTTATCTGGTTCGACGAACTTGCGCGACACTATTGCATTTCCGAAAACAGCGAGTGCAAGCTGCCTGTTAACGTCAGCGCCTGATCACGTTGACGATACTCAACTAGCTGAACTTGGAATTCGAGTGATGGCAAAGAGTAAACGGTAA
- a CDS encoding tRNA threonylcarbamoyladenosine dehydratase: MLHQFSRNELAIGTEGVNRMRDMTVAILGVGGVGSFAAEACARSGIGRIILVDKDDIDITNINRQLIANLSTVGRSKAEVMKERIADINKECEVISLHMFYTEETAEEFFSYKPDYVIDASDTIIFKIHLIKECVARNVKIISSMGAANKMDPTRFQIADISKTHTDPVAKVIRRKLKKEGIYQGVSVVFSDESPIVVRPEVVDTVGKPDAFIRKAKMPPASNAFVPSVAGLVCASWVMNDIVADIPIRRVKDKV, from the coding sequence TTGTTACATCAATTTTCAAGAAATGAATTAGCCATAGGTACAGAAGGTGTAAATCGTATGCGGGACATGACTGTCGCGATACTTGGTGTTGGAGGAGTCGGTTCATTTGCGGCAGAAGCATGTGCGCGGAGCGGAATTGGAAGGATTATCCTTGTCGATAAGGACGATATTGACATAACGAATATTAATAGACAGCTAATCGCTAATTTGTCGACAGTCGGCCGTTCTAAAGCAGAAGTGATGAAAGAGCGCATTGCTGATATTAATAAAGAGTGTGAAGTGATTTCGCTCCATATGTTTTATACGGAAGAGACAGCTGAAGAGTTTTTCAGTTACAAACCTGATTATGTCATCGATGCATCTGATACAATCATCTTTAAAATTCATTTGATTAAAGAATGTGTCGCACGTAACGTGAAAATTATATCGAGTATGGGCGCTGCTAATAAGATGGATCCGACCCGTTTTCAAATTGCGGATATTTCAAAGACGCATACAGATCCGGTAGCGAAAGTAATTCGTCGCAAACTTAAAAAAGAAGGTATTTATCAAGGAGTGTCAGTGGTCTTTTCTGATGAAAGCCCCATTGTCGTGAGACCGGAAGTTGTTGACACAGTTGGTAAACCTGATGCCTTCATTCGAAAAGCGAAAATGCCGCCTGCATCGAACGCATTCGTCCCATCAGTTGCCGGTCTTGTTTGCGCCAGCTGGGTAATGAATGATATCGTTGCCGATATTCCTATCCGGCGAGTGAAAGATAAAGTATAA
- a CDS encoding DUF6612 family protein: protein MNKVFKVFVFGLVALLLTACGNVEAKQGMTAQDVFEKAKDASAKLKNVRTHISYDDFWKTTAPDERYSVKYEMTSDAALQPEIVKQDVKVRPQPINGDPWDAEVYKVNDRVFIKDTKMKEWEELQSGSIAELFGSMIENVQPTLDLAFFNDFENDFVLEPIDYGYNLRLSLSREQYKEFKKTLYLSNNGSDMDVDVVDSEFPLINKFDIVIGIDSKSFYVTDFKMTLDTTTYSMVQVDGNSHRVKQTINAVYSHYDNVDDVKVPAELLEAAAN from the coding sequence GTGAATAAAGTGTTTAAGGTATTTGTTTTTGGGTTAGTTGCCCTTTTATTAACAGCATGTGGCAATGTGGAAGCGAAACAGGGGATGACGGCACAAGACGTTTTCGAAAAAGCGAAAGATGCCTCTGCTAAATTGAAAAATGTGCGTACACATATCTCTTATGATGATTTTTGGAAAACGACAGCACCTGATGAAAGATATAGCGTGAAATATGAAATGACTTCAGATGCTGCGTTACAACCAGAAATAGTTAAGCAGGACGTAAAAGTGCGACCGCAACCGATAAATGGGGATCCATGGGATGCGGAAGTATATAAAGTAAATGACCGTGTTTTCATTAAGGATACGAAAATGAAGGAATGGGAAGAGTTGCAGTCCGGTTCGATTGCTGAATTATTCGGTTCGATGATTGAAAATGTTCAGCCAACACTGGATCTCGCGTTTTTTAACGACTTTGAAAACGATTTTGTGTTAGAACCGATTGACTATGGTTATAATTTAAGGCTGTCATTATCGAGAGAACAATATAAAGAATTTAAAAAAACACTGTACCTGTCGAACAACGGTAGCGATATGGATGTAGATGTAGTGGACAGTGAGTTTCCTCTTATTAATAAATTCGACATTGTGATTGGAATTGATAGCAAATCATTCTATGTAACTGATTTCAAAATGACACTCGATACAACAACTTACTCAATGGTACAAGTTGATGGTAATTCCCATCGAGTTAAACAAACGATCAATGCAGTTTATAGTCACTACGACAACGTGGATGATGTAAAGGTTCCGGCAGAACTATTAGAAGCTGCAGCTAACTAA
- a CDS encoding DUF4184 family protein, which translates to MPLTFAHPAAILPFSRKSKYINFSAMVFGSMAPDFEYFLRGQPMGDIGHTFTGLVLFNLPLVTIVYVIYHIFVHQILFNHLPTILQDTYVKRVDSTIILKVVVFCYSALFGMLTHVVWDSFTHINGYMVLKFPALFTHSYNIYGFAIPLYKFLQHGSTLFGITMILVYMYYRALTQRKHKHITVYPKKKLIFWFSLFILTVLFVSLWCLIDPVSITSYGILVVRIIDSSLLSLFLISLLIKYIRM; encoded by the coding sequence ATGCCACTAACTTTTGCTCACCCAGCAGCCATACTTCCGTTCTCAAGAAAAAGTAAATATATTAACTTTTCTGCAATGGTATTCGGTAGTATGGCTCCTGATTTTGAATACTTTTTGAGAGGCCAACCAATGGGGGACATTGGACATACTTTTACTGGGCTCGTTTTGTTTAATTTACCCTTGGTGACAATCGTTTATGTAATTTACCATATATTTGTACACCAAATTCTATTCAATCATTTACCAACTATTCTACAAGATACATATGTGAAAAGAGTAGATTCGACTATTATATTAAAGGTAGTTGTATTTTGTTATTCTGCACTGTTCGGTATGTTAACTCACGTTGTATGGGATTCTTTCACTCATATAAACGGATATATGGTGTTAAAATTTCCGGCTTTATTCACTCACAGCTATAACATCTATGGTTTTGCTATACCTTTGTATAAATTTTTACAACATGGGAGTACATTATTTGGAATAACAATGATTTTAGTTTACATGTATTATAGAGCATTGACCCAGAGAAAACATAAGCATATTACTGTTTATCCTAAGAAAAAACTTATTTTTTGGTTTTCTTTATTCATATTAACAGTATTATTTGTATCGCTGTGGTGTCTTATTGACCCTGTTTCGATAACCAGTTATGGGATATTGGTCGTTAGAATTATAGACTCTTCTTTACTAAGTTTATTCCTAATTTCTTTGTTGATAAAATATATTCGAATGTAA
- a CDS encoding DUF5694 domain-containing protein has translation MIPEVMIVGVYHLGDTSDLINVERKNDIDLELEAKEVVDALSRFNPTKLAVEADPEVQSKLNESYRKYLLNDPTPMKNEIETIGFPLAKESGISEVSCIDWRGDDNEIATIGDIFQYAKEYEPERYKKIMTTYMEPMQREAEEWSKLPILEGYKRVNAAETVKNMHQFYMEFAMIGKEKDYFAMDWLTWWYKRNLILYTNVRRLISTPQDRVLLLIGGGHVHLIKQFLEESGVCTVVDANKYLN, from the coding sequence ATGATTCCAGAAGTGATGATCGTCGGGGTGTATCATTTAGGAGACACATCGGATTTAATCAATGTTGAACGCAAAAACGATATTGATTTAGAGCTAGAAGCAAAGGAAGTTGTTGACGCACTAAGTCGGTTTAATCCGACAAAGTTAGCTGTCGAAGCTGATCCGGAAGTACAATCGAAGTTAAATGAAAGTTATCGAAAGTATCTATTGAATGATCCGACCCCAATGAAAAATGAAATAGAAACGATTGGTTTCCCTTTAGCGAAGGAATCGGGCATAAGCGAAGTTTCTTGTATCGATTGGAGGGGGGACGATAATGAAATAGCAACAATAGGCGATATTTTTCAGTATGCAAAAGAGTATGAACCCGAACGCTATAAGAAAATAATGACAACGTACATGGAACCCATGCAACGTGAGGCAGAAGAATGGTCCAAACTCCCGATTTTAGAAGGCTATAAACGTGTGAATGCAGCAGAAACTGTTAAAAATATGCACCAATTTTACATGGAATTTGCGATGATTGGAAAAGAGAAAGATTATTTTGCAATGGATTGGTTAACTTGGTGGTACAAACGAAATTTAATACTCTATACAAATGTGAGAAGGTTGATATCAACTCCACAGGATCGAGTTTTGCTATTAATCGGCGGCGGCCACGTTCATCTTATTAAACAGTTTTTGGAGGAATCCGGAGTATGTACGGTGGTTGATGCGAATAAATACTTAAATTAA
- a CDS encoding replication-associated recombination protein A, with translation MQNEPLAFRMRPRTIDEIAGQKDIIGEKTALYRMIKNGHVPSMLLYGEPGIGKTSLAHAIAGTSNLPFIAMNATVSGKKDVEDVVAESRITGKVLLFLDEIHRFNKLQQDTLLPHVESGAIVLIGATTENPYHDVNPAIRSRCGEIRQLSRLEPIDLMEVLQKAMADEERGLGKMPITITDEQLTLIAEGVNGDARKALTVLESAVSASDEVDEKIIIEDWLLENLLGRIGLFGDKKGSHFYNLLSALQKSVRGSDVNAAIYYLANLLETGDLVAVNRRLLVMAYEDVGLASPEVGPHVLAATDAAVKLGMPEARIPLANAVIEMCLASKSNSAYKAFDAAVKAINEGKTGDIPLHLRDAHYAGAAKLGHVGYKYPHDTPLGSFGGWTNQQYLPDKLKNTEFYKPVIAGEEKKMAAIYDRLKEFRKKK, from the coding sequence TTGCAAAATGAGCCATTGGCGTTTCGCATGCGCCCAAGAACTATAGATGAAATTGCTGGACAAAAGGATATTATTGGTGAAAAGACGGCACTTTACCGGATGATAAAAAACGGTCATGTTCCATCTATGTTGTTGTACGGGGAACCCGGAATCGGTAAAACGTCACTCGCCCATGCAATTGCAGGTACTAGCAATCTGCCTTTCATCGCCATGAATGCAACAGTTTCAGGGAAGAAAGATGTCGAAGACGTTGTAGCAGAATCACGCATTACAGGGAAAGTTCTACTATTCTTAGATGAAATTCATCGTTTCAATAAATTACAGCAAGATACATTACTGCCACACGTCGAAAGTGGAGCAATCGTCTTAATAGGAGCAACAACTGAAAATCCATACCACGACGTCAATCCCGCCATACGTTCCAGATGTGGTGAAATCCGACAATTATCCAGATTAGAGCCAATAGACCTAATGGAAGTGCTTCAAAAGGCGATGGCAGATGAAGAACGCGGGCTTGGAAAAATGCCGATTACCATAACTGATGAGCAGCTTACATTGATTGCGGAAGGTGTTAACGGTGATGCACGAAAAGCGTTAACTGTTCTTGAGTCTGCCGTTTCCGCAAGCGATGAAGTCGATGAAAAAATAATCATCGAAGACTGGCTACTTGAAAATCTGCTTGGACGTATCGGGTTATTTGGGGATAAAAAAGGTTCACACTTTTATAATTTATTGTCAGCACTTCAAAAATCAGTCCGTGGTAGTGACGTTAATGCCGCTATTTATTATCTTGCAAATCTTCTCGAGACTGGCGATTTAGTAGCCGTCAATAGACGCTTGCTTGTGATGGCCTACGAAGATGTCGGATTAGCTTCACCAGAGGTTGGACCACACGTATTAGCGGCGACAGACGCAGCGGTGAAGCTCGGCATGCCGGAAGCGCGTATCCCACTCGCAAATGCTGTTATCGAAATGTGCCTGGCCTCTAAATCGAATTCAGCTTATAAAGCATTCGATGCGGCTGTAAAAGCGATTAACGAGGGTAAAACCGGAGATATTCCATTGCATTTACGGGACGCACATTATGCCGGTGCAGCGAAGCTCGGTCACGTCGGCTACAAATACCCGCATGACACACCACTCGGTTCCTTCGGAGGCTGGACTAACCAGCAGTATTTACCCGATAAATTAAAAAACACGGAGTTTTACAAACCGGTTATAGCAGGAGAAGAAAAAAAGATGGCTGCAATTTATGATAGGTTGAAAGAATTTCGGAAAAAGAAGTGA
- the cymR gene encoding cysteine metabolism transcriptional regulator CymR gives MKISTKGRYGLTIVVELGSKFGEGPVPLRKIAEEQKLSEAYLEQLIPPLRNSGIVKSVRGAYGGYMLAKPPTEITAGDVIRILEGPIQVVEGLEGSDIPQQELWKRIGEAVRSVLDTTTIEDLMKSGEKDERDSYMFYI, from the coding sequence ATGAAGATTTCTACAAAAGGTAGATATGGATTAACAATAGTTGTTGAACTTGGCTCTAAATTCGGGGAAGGTCCAGTACCGCTACGGAAAATTGCGGAAGAACAGAAGTTGTCTGAAGCATATCTGGAGCAACTTATTCCCCCACTTCGTAACAGTGGAATTGTGAAAAGTGTTCGCGGCGCTTATGGCGGATATATGCTGGCTAAGCCACCGACGGAAATTACTGCGGGAGATGTTATCCGAATTCTTGAAGGACCCATCCAAGTTGTAGAGGGACTAGAGGGATCTGATATTCCGCAACAAGAACTTTGGAAACGGATTGGCGAGGCGGTACGCAGTGTCCTCGATACAACAACGATTGAAGACTTGATGAAGTCGGGTGAAAAAGATGAGCGCGATAGTTATATGTTTTACATTTAA
- a CDS encoding cysteine desulfurase family protein: MTKIYLDHAATTPVHPAVSATYIETLESVFGNPSSIHSFGREARKWLDDARKTLAQSIHAEPSEIIFTSGGTEADNTAVFGTVMAMKVKGNHIITTNIEHHAVLNPCKQLELLGFEVTYLEVDDNGQITVEQVQKALTDKTVLISIMYGNNEVGTIQPIREIGALLKEHQAVFHTDAVQAYGIVPLHVDELGVDLLSVSAHKLNGPKGIGFLYQRKGLDTTPVLFGGEQERKRRAGTENIPAIVAFSEAVLIAQQAMEQNTVNYSNYATIMTDVFNQQDVTYEMNVKSAEKLPHIMNVSFPGTDIESLLVNLDMAGIAVSSGSACTAGSLDPSHVLTAMFGKGSSKLRNSVRFSFGLGLTEETIKEAAQLTAEIVKRSVK, encoded by the coding sequence ATGACTAAAATTTATCTTGACCATGCGGCGACGACACCGGTTCATCCGGCAGTAAGCGCTACTTATATAGAAACACTTGAATCTGTTTTCGGTAACCCTTCCAGTATCCATAGTTTTGGAAGAGAAGCACGGAAATGGCTAGATGACGCACGGAAAACGCTAGCACAGTCAATCCACGCAGAACCGTCGGAAATCATTTTCACTTCGGGCGGTACGGAAGCGGACAACACCGCGGTTTTTGGGACTGTTATGGCGATGAAGGTTAAAGGGAACCATATTATCACGACGAATATTGAGCATCACGCTGTATTAAATCCATGTAAACAACTAGAACTGCTAGGTTTCGAAGTAACTTACTTAGAAGTCGATGACAATGGACAAATAACTGTGGAACAAGTGCAAAAAGCACTGACAGACAAAACGGTTCTTATCTCGATTATGTATGGCAATAATGAAGTGGGTACCATTCAGCCGATTCGTGAAATTGGGGCATTGCTGAAGGAACACCAAGCCGTTTTCCATACGGACGCTGTTCAAGCTTATGGAATCGTTCCACTTCATGTGGATGAACTCGGCGTTGATTTGTTATCAGTTTCAGCTCATAAATTGAATGGTCCAAAAGGAATCGGTTTCCTTTATCAGCGTAAAGGACTTGATACAACACCAGTTCTTTTCGGGGGCGAACAGGAACGCAAACGACGCGCAGGAACCGAAAATATTCCAGCGATTGTTGCTTTTTCTGAAGCAGTATTAATTGCACAACAGGCGATGGAACAAAATACTGTGAATTATTCTAACTACGCAACCATTATGACTGACGTATTTAACCAACAAGATGTCACTTACGAAATGAATGTAAAAAGTGCGGAAAAACTGCCGCATATAATGAATGTCAGCTTCCCTGGGACAGATATTGAATCGCTCCTAGTGAATCTCGATATGGCGGGGATTGCCGTGTCTAGCGGATCTGCATGCACTGCGGGTTCACTTGATCCGTCGCATGTCTTGACTGCTATGTTTGGTAAAGGGTCTTCCAAATTACGAAATTCGGTCCGATTTAGTTTTGGTCTCGGTCTTACTGAGGAAACGATTAAGGAAGCAGCGCAACTAACGGCTGAAATCGTCAAACGGTCTGTGAAATGA